Proteins encoded together in one bacterium window:
- the ilvD gene encoding dihydroxy-acid dehydratase — protein MRSDKVKKGVERTPNRALLYAVGLCPEDLNKPFIGIATSFTELVPGHIGMRLLERAIGQGVRAGGGVPFLFGVPAICDGIAMGHVGMHYSLPSRELIADVVESVTQAHQLDGLVLLTNCDKITPGMLMAAARLDIPSIVVTAGPMVSGMYKGKRLSLVRDTFEAVGRYQAGKMKEEELENLALSACPGEGACQGLYTANTMACLTEAMGMSLVGCATSLAGSSKKRRIAYLSGERVVGLVKQNVSSRKIMTSAAFRNAIVVDMALGGSTNTVLHLLAVAREAREDLPLKTFDDISKVTPQVTNIRPGGEYFMEDLEYAGGVPGILSVLKNKLKDNPTVSGVNIKEIASQATVCNNKIIRSQRNPYQKEGGIAILFGNLAPEGCVVKQSAVQSKMMKFSGKARVFNSEELAMKAILGKKIKKGEVIVIRYEGPRGGPGMREMLSPTAALVGMGMDKEVALLTDGRFSGGTRGLCIGHISPEAAVGGPIALLSDGDIIQIDIPNRRLNVRLESKIIEIRRAKWKEKVGEWKPPPPKIREGWLSRYAPIVQSANTGAILK, from the coding sequence ATGCGAAGCGATAAGGTAAAAAAAGGTGTTGAAAGAACTCCTAATCGTGCATTACTCTACGCAGTAGGTTTATGTCCCGAGGACCTTAACAAGCCATTTATAGGTATTGCCACAAGTTTTACTGAGTTAGTTCCCGGCCACATAGGAATGCGCCTTTTGGAGAGGGCTATTGGTCAAGGCGTGCGTGCAGGAGGCGGAGTCCCTTTCCTATTTGGCGTTCCCGCAATTTGTGATGGAATTGCAATGGGACACGTAGGGATGCACTATTCCTTACCTTCGCGAGAATTGATTGCTGATGTAGTGGAAAGTGTAACCCAGGCACATCAACTGGATGGTTTGGTCCTGTTGACAAACTGTGATAAGATTACTCCAGGAATGTTAATGGCTGCTGCCAGGCTTGATATTCCCTCTATTGTGGTCACAGCAGGACCTATGGTTTCTGGAATGTATAAGGGAAAACGCCTTTCCCTGGTGCGGGACACATTCGAAGCTGTAGGGAGATACCAGGCTGGTAAGATGAAAGAGGAAGAGCTGGAGAATCTGGCACTTTCTGCCTGCCCTGGTGAAGGAGCTTGCCAGGGACTATATACTGCTAATACCATGGCCTGTTTGACTGAAGCGATGGGCATGTCGCTTGTTGGTTGCGCCACCTCGCTGGCAGGTTCGTCCAAAAAGAGGCGGATTGCTTACCTTTCTGGAGAAAGAGTGGTGGGTCTTGTAAAACAGAATGTTTCTTCTCGAAAGATTATGACTTCTGCTGCCTTTCGTAACGCTATTGTAGTGGATATGGCTCTGGGTGGCTCGACCAACACTGTGTTACATCTTCTTGCAGTTGCCAGAGAAGCAAGAGAAGATTTGCCCCTTAAGACATTTGATGATATTAGTAAAGTTACGCCCCAGGTAACTAATATCAGGCCTGGTGGAGAATATTTTATGGAAGATTTAGAATATGCTGGAGGAGTACCGGGAATATTGTCTGTTTTGAAAAATAAGTTGAAAGATAATCCCACTGTCTCTGGAGTGAATATAAAAGAGATTGCCTCTCAAGCTACGGTCTGTAATAATAAAATAATCCGCTCACAGAGAAATCCTTACCAGAAAGAAGGAGGTATTGCCATTCTCTTCGGTAACTTAGCTCCCGAGGGTTGTGTTGTAAAGCAATCTGCAGTTCAATCCAAAATGATGAAATTTTCCGGAAAGGCGAGAGTTTTCAATTCTGAAGAACTGGCAATGAAGGCGATTTTAGGTAAAAAGATCAAGAAAGGGGAAGTCATCGTGATTCGTTACGAGGGCCCGAGGGGTGGGCCGGGAATGAGAGAAATGCTCTCGCCAACCGCAGCTCTTGTGGGTATGGGAATGGATAAGGAAGTTGCCTTATTGACAGACGGTCGATTTTCAGGTGGAACAAGGGGACTCTGCATTGGACACATTTCTCCCGAAGCAGCAGTTGGTGGACCAATTGCTCTGTTAAGTGATGGTGATATTATTCAAATAGACATTCCCAACCGAAGGTTGAATGTCCGTCTGGAAAGTAAAATTATAGAGATACGCAGGGCAAAATGGAAAGAGAAGGTTGGAGAGTGGAAACCACCTCCACCCAAGATAAGAGAGGGCTGGCTGAGTCGTTATGCACCAATAGTCCAGTCGGCAAATACAGGAGCCATCCTCAAATAA
- the ilvB gene encoding biosynthetic-type acetolactate synthase large subunit, which yields MKLTGAQIFVESLIKEKTEIMFGIPGGALLPTFDVLYGAPIKFILTRHEQGAAHMADGYARATGKVGVCIATSGPGATNLTTGLATANMDSVPVVAFTGQVATHLVGNDAFQEADTTGVTRSITKYNYLVKDVKELASTIKEAFHIARTGRPGPVLIDFPVDVQRASCEFIYPREAKIRSYKPKYEGHIQQIKKAVELIKESERPVIYAGGGVIISGASGELREMAKITRIPVTLTLMGMGAFPQDSELFLGMLGMHGTYFANHAIQNSDLIIAVGARFDDRITARIDAFAPKAKIIHIDIDPTSISKNVKVDVPIVGDAKNVLKEMNKLLSKVGTKSIEKRKKWQKQISQWKKDNPLTYKKDDKLRPQFVVEKIYEVTKGKAIITTEVGQNQMWAQQFYKYNYPRHFITSGGLGTMGYGFPAAIGAKLGKPEKIVFDIAGDGSFQMNIQEIATAVNNKVGVKVAILNNGYLGMVRQWQQLFYKKRYSATDLTANPDFVKIAEAYGAFGIRVTEKDEVENALKKAISVDGPVILDFLVEREENVFPMVPAGARLDEVIRGLA from the coding sequence GTGAAGCTTACTGGTGCACAGATTTTTGTGGAGAGTTTAATCAAAGAAAAAACGGAAATAATGTTTGGCATCCCTGGAGGAGCATTACTCCCTACTTTTGATGTTCTGTATGGGGCACCAATCAAATTTATACTTACGCGTCATGAGCAGGGAGCAGCCCATATGGCGGATGGATATGCCCGGGCGACAGGCAAAGTTGGTGTCTGTATAGCTACTTCTGGTCCAGGAGCGACCAATCTGACCACGGGTTTGGCAACAGCAAATATGGATTCAGTTCCTGTTGTGGCATTTACAGGCCAGGTGGCTACTCATCTGGTGGGTAATGATGCATTTCAAGAAGCGGATACTACTGGAGTTACCCGCTCAATAACAAAGTATAACTATCTGGTGAAAGACGTTAAGGAGCTTGCTTCTACTATTAAAGAAGCGTTCCATATTGCCCGCACAGGACGACCTGGACCTGTGCTCATCGACTTCCCCGTAGATGTCCAGAGAGCCTCCTGTGAATTCATCTATCCCAGGGAAGCAAAGATTCGCAGTTATAAGCCTAAATATGAAGGACACATTCAGCAGATAAAAAAAGCAGTAGAGCTGATAAAAGAGTCCGAGCGACCGGTTATCTATGCCGGTGGCGGCGTTATTATTTCAGGGGCTTCTGGAGAATTGAGGGAAATGGCTAAAATTACCCGGATTCCTGTAACTCTCACGTTAATGGGAATGGGTGCTTTTCCTCAAGACTCTGAACTCTTTTTGGGTATGTTAGGAATGCACGGGACTTATTTCGCAAATCATGCCATACAGAATTCAGACTTAATTATTGCTGTTGGAGCAAGGTTTGACGACAGGATTACAGCAAGAATCGATGCTTTTGCTCCCAAGGCAAAGATAATTCACATAGACATCGATCCCACTTCTATAAGTAAAAATGTGAAGGTGGATGTTCCCATTGTGGGCGACGCAAAGAACGTTTTGAAAGAGATGAACAAACTCCTTAGCAAAGTGGGGACTAAGAGTATAGAGAAAAGGAAAAAATGGCAAAAACAAATTTCTCAATGGAAAAAGGATAATCCATTGACATATAAGAAGGATGACAAACTCCGTCCTCAATTTGTAGTGGAGAAGATTTATGAAGTAACAAAAGGTAAGGCAATCATCACCACAGAAGTTGGGCAAAACCAGATGTGGGCCCAGCAGTTCTATAAATACAACTACCCTCGCCATTTTATTACTAGCGGAGGGCTGGGTACAATGGGGTATGGTTTTCCAGCAGCCATCGGCGCCAAATTAGGTAAGCCGGAAAAGATTGTTTTTGATATAGCCGGGGATGGGAGTTTTCAAATGAATATCCAGGAGATTGCAACAGCTGTCAATAATAAAGTAGGAGTTAAGGTTGCCATTCTAAACAACGGATATCTGGGCATGGTTAGACAGTGGCAGCAGCTATTCTATAAGAAAAGATATTCAGCCACAGACTTAACAGCTAATCCAGATTTTGTAAAAATTGCCGAGGCGTACGGAGCTTTTGGCATAAGAGTAACTGAAAAGGATGAAGTAGAAAATGCCCTAAAGAAGGCAATTTCCGTAGATGGACCTGTGATTTTGGATTTCTTAGTGGAAAGGGAAGAAAATGTCTTTCCTATGGTACCGGCAGGTGCAAGGCTGGATGAAGTAATCCGTGGGCTGGCATAG
- the ilvN gene encoding acetolactate synthase small subunit, translating into MRHTISVLVENKPGVLSRISSLFSARGFNIDSLAVGETEQHDISRMTIVVKGDERILEQVMKQLNKLIDIIKVIDFVEQPHLERDLVLIKVNAGKGKRSEVLEIVDIFRAKIVDVASNSVIVEMTGDEEKILALVNMLKPYGIKEIVRTGIVAMGRG; encoded by the coding sequence ATGAGACATACGATTTCTGTTTTAGTAGAGAATAAGCCTGGAGTCCTGTCTCGAATATCGAGCCTTTTTAGCGCCCGTGGATTTAACATCGATAGTTTGGCAGTAGGGGAAACCGAGCAACATGATATATCTCGAATGACGATAGTAGTTAAAGGGGATGAGAGAATTTTAGAACAGGTTATGAAGCAACTGAATAAACTCATAGATATAATAAAAGTTATTGATTTCGTAGAGCAACCTCATCTGGAAAGAGACTTAGTTCTCATCAAGGTAAATGCTGGAAAAGGGAAGCGGTCAGAAGTTCTGGAAATTGTCGATATCTTCAGAGCAAAAATAGTGGACGTTGCTTCTAACTCTGTAATTGTAGAAATGACAGGTGATGAAGAGAAAATACTTGCTCTGGTTAATATGCTTAAGCCCTATGGGATAAAGGAGATAGTCAGGACAGGAATTGTGGCAATGGGCAGAGGGTAG
- the ilvC gene encoding ketol-acid reductoisomerase, translated as MAKVYYDKDADLKLLKGKKIAIIGYGSQGHAQSQNLRDSGLNVVVAELEGTENWKKAVKDGWKPVSASEATKNADWVQMLVADDVQSVVYKNDVANKLKKGAVLGFSHGFNIHFYQIIPPENVDVILVAPKGPGHLVRRMYQEGRGTPNLIGVYQDASGKAKELALAYSKGIGGTRAGVIETTFAEETETDLFGEQVVLCGGLVELIKAGFETLVEAGYQPEIAYFECLHEMKLIIDMIQEGGIGWMNYSISDTAEYGEYSRGKRIITGKTRREMKKILGEVRSGEFAREWLLENQIGRPVFNKRRKEWTEHPLEIVGAKLRGMMPWLKKK; from the coding sequence ATGGCAAAGGTATACTATGATAAAGATGCGGATTTGAAGCTTTTGAAAGGAAAGAAGATTGCAATCATTGGCTATGGGAGTCAGGGGCATGCCCAGAGTCAGAATTTGCGTGATAGTGGGTTAAATGTGGTGGTGGCTGAACTGGAAGGAACTGAGAATTGGAAAAAGGCAGTTAAAGATGGCTGGAAGCCAGTTTCTGCCAGCGAAGCGACAAAAAATGCTGACTGGGTTCAGATGCTCGTTGCCGATGATGTCCAGTCCGTAGTCTATAAAAATGATGTTGCTAATAAATTGAAAAAGGGAGCGGTCCTGGGTTTTTCTCACGGTTTTAACATCCACTTTTACCAGATTATTCCCCCTGAGAATGTTGATGTAATCTTAGTTGCTCCCAAAGGACCCGGGCATCTGGTCAGGAGGATGTATCAGGAAGGAAGAGGTACTCCCAACCTGATTGGAGTTTATCAAGACGCTTCTGGCAAGGCAAAGGAATTGGCATTAGCCTATTCTAAGGGTATAGGGGGAACTCGCGCTGGAGTAATTGAGACCACTTTTGCTGAAGAGACCGAGACTGACCTCTTTGGGGAGCAGGTGGTTCTCTGCGGTGGGCTCGTGGAGTTAATCAAGGCTGGATTCGAAACTCTGGTGGAGGCTGGTTATCAACCTGAGATTGCCTATTTTGAGTGCCTGCACGAGATGAAACTAATTATCGATATGATTCAGGAAGGTGGCATTGGCTGGATGAATTATTCCATTTCAGATACAGCAGAGTATGGAGAATATAGTCGGGGTAAAAGGATTATTACCGGAAAAACCAGGCGAGAAATGAAGAAAATTCTGGGGGAAGTTCGTTCCGGTGAGTTCGCTCGGGAATGGCTCTTGGAGAACCAAATAGGTCGTCCGGTATTTAACAAGAGACGGAAAGAATGGACGGAGCATCCCCTTGAAATTGTGGGAGCAAAATTACGGGGAATGATGCCCTGGCTGAAGAAGAAGTGA
- a CDS encoding phosphatidylserine decarboxylase family protein has protein sequence MKIVKDGWKFVIPLLILAVILFFFWKIGSLFLLGLAALTFFFFRDPERKVPEGEDLILSPADGKVIDISEVGEENFLHSRVKVVRIFMSVFNVHVQRSPVKGKVEWIKYKPGKFMAAYTEEASGGNESNLIGIQKSNKPNSNIQRILVRQIAGRVARRICCWCKEGDNLVAGQRIGMIRFGSRADVYLPQEVEIKVKKGDRVVGGKTLLGKFPS, from the coding sequence ATGAAGATTGTTAAAGACGGTTGGAAATTTGTTATACCTCTTTTAATATTGGCTGTGATTCTCTTCTTTTTCTGGAAAATTGGCAGCCTCTTTCTATTGGGTTTGGCCGCACTCACTTTCTTTTTCTTTCGCGATCCGGAAAGGAAAGTTCCCGAAGGAGAAGATTTAATCCTATCCCCTGCGGATGGGAAGGTAATAGATATCTCTGAGGTTGGAGAAGAAAATTTTTTGCACTCTCGAGTAAAGGTGGTCAGAATCTTTATGTCCGTCTTTAACGTTCACGTTCAAAGGTCGCCAGTAAAGGGAAAGGTGGAATGGATTAAGTATAAACCTGGCAAGTTTATGGCTGCTTATACAGAAGAAGCTTCTGGGGGAAACGAGAGTAACCTCATTGGTATTCAAAAGAGTAACAAGCCCAATTCTAATATACAGAGAATTTTGGTAAGGCAGATAGCAGGTAGGGTTGCTCGCCGAATATGTTGCTGGTGCAAAGAAGGAGACAATCTAGTTGCCGGACAGAGGATTGGAATGATAAGGTTTGGCTCACGGGCAGATGTCTATCTCCCTCAAGAAGTAGAGATTAAAGTGAAAAAGGGAGATAGAGTGGTTGGGGGCAAAACTCTTCTGGGGAAGTTTCCCTCTTGA
- the pssA gene encoding CDP-diacylglycerol--serine O-phosphatidyltransferase: MKKGTYFIPGLFTLANAGLGFYAIICAIERNFTSSAWAILLAVILDVFDGRIARLTRSTSRFGLEFDSLADLISFGVAPSILMYQVVLKDIRWGMLIAFLFMIAGVLRLARFNVKIVEKDIAYFDGLCIPVAGGMLASFLVLPFWVKEMNLFFGSIPLIMIVLSFLMVSKIKYINLKNLKLTRKQPFRTLIIMVVALVIWFFSTKIISIIFVIYFVSYTLSGVLNALWRFYRLHLEWVKQR; encoded by the coding sequence GTGAAGAAAGGAACCTATTTTATTCCCGGACTTTTCACTCTGGCAAATGCAGGGTTAGGTTTCTATGCGATCATTTGTGCCATTGAGAGAAATTTCACCTCCAGTGCCTGGGCGATACTTCTAGCAGTTATTTTGGATGTTTTTGACGGCAGAATTGCCAGACTCACCAGGTCCACTAGTAGGTTTGGTTTGGAGTTCGATTCTTTAGCCGACTTAATCTCCTTTGGTGTGGCGCCTTCAATTTTGATGTATCAGGTAGTTTTAAAAGATATAAGGTGGGGGATGTTGATAGCCTTCCTATTTATGATTGCTGGAGTTTTGCGGCTGGCAAGGTTCAATGTCAAAATTGTGGAGAAAGATATCGCTTATTTCGATGGTTTGTGCATTCCTGTGGCCGGGGGTATGTTGGCTTCTTTTCTTGTTTTGCCATTCTGGGTAAAGGAGATGAATCTCTTCTTCGGTTCAATCCCTCTAATTATGATAGTCTTATCCTTTCTGATGGTGAGTAAAATTAAGTATATAAATTTAAAGAATCTTAAACTTACCAGAAAGCAACCATTCAGAACTCTGATTATTATGGTGGTTGCATTAGTTATCTGGTTTTTTTCCACTAAGATAATTTCCATAATATTTGTTATATATTTTGTTAGTTACACGCTCTCAGGCGTATTGAATGCACTGTGGAGGTTCTATAGGTTACACCTGGAGTGGGTTAAACAGCGCTAA
- a CDS encoding 2-isopropylmalate synthase, with translation MALNKERILIFDTTLRDGEQSPGASLNINEKLEVAEQLERLGVDVIEAGFPVASPGDFQAVKLVSQKIRKPVIAGLSRATKKDIDVCWNAIKYAKNPRIHTFIATSDIHLKYKLKKSRGEVLKEAVAAVKYAKKFTPNVEFSPEDAVRTDPDFLCRVVGETINAGATTINIPDTVGYSLPEEFGRIIRMVIERVPNSHKAIISVHCHNDLGLATANSLEAISLGARQIECTINGIGERAGNASLEEVVMALRTRKDLLPFYTNIETKEIAKTSRLVSKLTGIIVQPNKAIVGANAFAHEAGIHQDGVIKERLTYEIMTPQSVGLGGRKLVLGKHSGRHAFRKRLQELGYKLNNEEVDRTFQQFKLLADKKKDIFDEDIEAIIEDQISLIPEVYKLEYINVITGNKVVPTATMRLRKLVAPGKTAKSEVLQEASCGDGPVDAAFRAIDRITNIKCRLIDYSLKSVSVGKDALGEVTVKIAPVAPGRAEEFKNIVTGRGTSTDIIEASAKAYVNALNRMIARKKR, from the coding sequence ATGGCATTAAACAAGGAGAGAATATTAATATTCGATACAACTTTAAGAGATGGAGAACAATCTCCGGGAGCAAGTCTGAATATAAACGAGAAGCTGGAAGTCGCTGAACAATTAGAGAGATTGGGTGTGGATGTCATTGAAGCCGGTTTTCCCGTAGCCTCGCCAGGAGATTTCCAGGCAGTGAAGCTGGTTTCCCAAAAGATTAGGAAGCCGGTAATCGCCGGGTTGTCCCGGGCTACAAAGAAAGACATCGATGTCTGTTGGAATGCAATAAAGTATGCGAAGAACCCACGCATTCATACCTTCATTGCTACAAGTGACATTCACTTAAAGTATAAATTGAAAAAGTCAAGAGGAGAAGTCCTTAAGGAAGCTGTGGCTGCAGTAAAATATGCGAAAAAATTTACTCCCAATGTAGAGTTTTCGCCAGAAGACGCTGTGCGCACGGATCCAGACTTCCTCTGCCGTGTGGTGGGGGAGACAATCAATGCTGGTGCTACTACAATCAATATTCCAGATACCGTCGGCTATTCCCTGCCGGAAGAGTTTGGAAGAATAATCAGGATGGTAATTGAAAGGGTTCCCAATTCTCACAAGGCCATTATTAGTGTCCATTGCCACAACGATTTAGGACTGGCCACAGCTAATTCACTAGAAGCTATTTCCCTGGGAGCCAGGCAGATTGAATGCACTATTAACGGTATTGGAGAAAGGGCGGGAAATGCTTCTCTGGAAGAAGTGGTGATGGCCTTGAGGACAAGGAAAGACCTGCTTCCTTTCTATACCAATATCGAGACAAAAGAGATTGCCAAGACAAGCCGCCTGGTCAGTAAACTTACCGGCATAATCGTTCAGCCCAATAAGGCTATCGTTGGCGCTAATGCTTTTGCTCATGAAGCAGGAATTCACCAGGACGGAGTAATCAAGGAAAGATTGACTTATGAGATTATGACTCCCCAATCGGTGGGATTGGGAGGGAGGAAACTCGTTTTAGGGAAACACTCGGGACGCCATGCTTTTCGGAAGAGGTTGCAGGAATTAGGTTATAAATTGAACAATGAGGAAGTGGATAGGACATTTCAGCAGTTTAAATTACTTGCTGATAAGAAAAAAGATATTTTTGATGAAGACATCGAGGCTATAATCGAAGACCAGATATCTCTTATCCCCGAGGTATACAAACTGGAATATATAAATGTAATTACTGGAAACAAAGTAGTTCCCACTGCCACGATGAGGTTAAGGAAGTTAGTTGCGCCGGGGAAGACGGCTAAGAGTGAAGTCCTGCAGGAGGCTTCCTGTGGCGATGGTCCAGTGGATGCTGCTTTTAGAGCAATAGACCGAATTACAAATATTAAGTGTAGACTAATCGATTACAGCCTTAAGTCAGTTTCTGTGGGCAAGGATGCTCTGGGCGAGGTTACAGTTAAGATTGCACCAGTTGCTCCAGGCCGCGCTGAGGAATTTAAAAATATAGTAACCGGTCGAGGCACCTCCACAGACATAATTGAAGCCAGTGCCAAAGCATATGTTAATGCGTTGAACAGGATGATTGCCAGAAAAAAAAGGTGA
- the leuC gene encoding 3-isopropylmalate dehydratase large subunit, producing MGMAIAEKILARHCGKKSVAPGTFIEAKVDIALGNDVTAPLAIEEFKKVGGGKVFDPDRVVLVPDHFTPNKDIKSAEQCQILRSFAREQGLSHYYEVGRMGIEHALLPEEGIVLPGDLVVGADSHTCTYGALGAFACGVGSTDLAFTMLTGKCWFRVPETIKFVYKGKLNKWVSGKDLILYTIGDIRVDGALYKVMEFTGPVIRRLTMADRLTMCNMAVEAGAKSGIIEPDKETIEYIEARAERPYEIIHGEKSARYAKVIEYNCSKIEPQVAFPPLPSNTRPISRVGEVYIDQVVIGSCTNGRIEDLRISAQVLKGRKVHPRVRLIIIPATQKIYREALREGLLETFIDAGAVVSTPTCGPCLGGHMGVLAEGEKAIATTNRNFAGRMGHPKSEIYLSNPAIAAASAIAGKITSPEEL from the coding sequence ATGGGTATGGCAATTGCAGAAAAAATTTTGGCCAGACACTGTGGGAAAAAGAGCGTTGCACCAGGCACCTTCATTGAGGCTAAAGTAGATATTGCCCTGGGAAACGACGTAACCGCACCTCTGGCGATTGAAGAATTTAAAAAAGTGGGAGGAGGTAAGGTCTTCGACCCTGATAGAGTCGTCCTTGTTCCCGACCATTTTACTCCTAACAAGGACATCAAATCGGCCGAGCAATGCCAGATTCTCCGGAGTTTTGCACGGGAACAGGGCTTGAGCCACTATTATGAGGTAGGAAGGATGGGGATTGAACACGCGTTGCTTCCCGAGGAGGGTATTGTCCTTCCTGGAGACCTTGTCGTCGGAGCCGATTCCCATACTTGCACTTATGGAGCATTAGGGGCTTTTGCCTGTGGCGTGGGCTCGACTGACTTGGCTTTCACCATGCTCACTGGCAAATGCTGGTTCCGTGTCCCCGAGACAATCAAGTTCGTTTATAAAGGAAAGTTGAATAAGTGGGTTTCAGGGAAAGACTTGATTCTCTATACCATTGGAGATATTAGGGTAGATGGAGCTCTGTATAAGGTTATGGAGTTTACAGGTCCTGTTATCAGGCGGTTAACTATGGCTGACCGTTTAACTATGTGTAATATGGCGGTGGAAGCCGGAGCAAAGAGTGGAATTATTGAGCCAGATAAGGAGACTATCGAATATATCGAGGCCCGGGCAGAAAGGCCTTATGAGATTATCCACGGAGAGAAAAGCGCTCGATATGCGAAGGTTATTGAGTATAATTGCAGTAAAATTGAACCACAAGTTGCTTTTCCTCCTTTACCTTCCAATACCAGACCGATCAGCCGTGTAGGGGAGGTCTATATTGACCAGGTAGTCATCGGCTCTTGCACCAATGGAAGGATCGAAGACCTTAGAATAAGTGCGCAAGTTTTAAAGGGAAGAAAGGTTCATCCACGAGTGAGATTAATAATAATTCCTGCTACCCAAAAAATCTATCGGGAGGCATTGAGAGAGGGTCTCCTGGAGACATTTATTGATGCAGGAGCAGTAGTTTCTACCCCCACATGTGGTCCCTGTCTTGGTGGTCATATGGGAGTATTGGCTGAAGGTGAAAAGGCTATAGCCACTACAAACAGGAATTTTGCCGGTCGGATGGGACATCCCAAATCCGAAATATACCTATCCAATCCTGCAATTGCTGCAGCCTCAGCTATTGCGGGAAAAATTACCAGCCCCGAAGAGTTATAA
- a CDS encoding transposase — MKKWKDLYKRRKILRLKDFDYTDSRYVYFLTICAGHKVGTDRRVCPFEDKRLANQIIESLIYRRKKADISLYCYCLMPDHLHIAVSPKDGKNLPTIIKEFKTYTTQIGWKYVGIKGKLWQRSYYDHIARRQEDLVSICRYILANPVRKGLVDDVEDWQYSGMIDPLPW; from the coding sequence ATGAAAAAGTGGAAAGACTTATATAAACGGAGGAAGATTTTAAGGTTAAAGGATTTTGATTATACTGATTCAAGGTACGTTTATTTTCTGACAATATGTGCCGGACATAAAGTAGGGACAGACCGCCGTGTCTGTCCATTTGAAGATAAAAGACTCGCCAATCAAATAATAGAATCGCTTATCTATCGACGGAAGAAAGCTGATATATCTCTTTATTGTTACTGTCTTATGCCTGACCATTTGCACATAGCAGTTTCTCCCAAAGATGGCAAGAATCTTCCCACAATAATTAAAGAATTTAAGACATATACCACTCAAATAGGTTGGAAATACGTGGGCATTAAAGGCAAATTATGGCAAAGAAGTTATTATGACCATATAGCGAGAAGGCAAGAAGATTTAGTTTCAATATGTAGATATATTTTGGCTAATCCTGTAAGAAAAGGGCTGGTTGATGATGTTGAGGATTGGCAATATTCAGGAATGATAGATCCATTGCCATGGTAA
- a CDS encoding 3-isopropylmalate dehydratase small subunit, which translates to MEIKAKAHKFGDNINTDDIIPARYLNTYDPKELARHCMEGVDEEFVGKLGRPSVTGHCIVAGKNFGCGSSREHAPLAIKEAGISCVIAESFARIFYRNAINIGLPILESKRASKRIDSGDEILIDLSKGKVTNLSKRENYKIQPFPEFIQEIIIAGGLMRYVKDKSKRQES; encoded by the coding sequence ATGGAAATTAAGGCAAAAGCCCATAAATTCGGGGATAATATCAATACAGATGATATTATTCCTGCAAGATACTTAAACACTTACGACCCTAAAGAGTTAGCGAGACATTGTATGGAAGGGGTTGATGAGGAGTTCGTAGGAAAATTGGGCCGTCCTTCAGTTACAGGACATTGTATAGTGGCAGGAAAGAACTTTGGTTGTGGCTCGTCCCGCGAACATGCTCCTTTAGCTATTAAAGAAGCTGGCATTTCCTGTGTAATAGCAGAGTCCTTTGCCCGCATCTTCTATCGCAATGCTATCAATATCGGACTTCCCATTTTGGAAAGTAAGAGGGCGTCGAAGAGAATCGATTCTGGAGATGAGATTTTAATCGATTTAAGTAAAGGCAAGGTAACCAATCTCTCTAAGAGGGAAAATTATAAAATACAGCCTTTTCCAGAATTTATCCAGGAGATAATTATTGCTGGTGGCTTGATGAGATATGTAAAAGATAAGTCAAAAAGGCAGGAGAGTTAG